In a single window of the Necator americanus strain Aroian chromosome X, whole genome shotgun sequence genome:
- a CDS encoding hypothetical protein (NECATOR_CHRX.G22131.T1), whose protein sequence is MDFAEQFEADKRSRSVVISGLPDSGSSERLDNLEEKVNDILLALNVSCRPVDLYRMGKPNASHPRLVKVVFSPQFYWRRALANARLLRGAGFPNVYIRRSMTPDERKREYELRQEARERNRGKSQREWVVYRGELRHISDIKRNTSGNA, encoded by the coding sequence ATGGATTTCGCCGAACAGTTTGAAGCGGACAAGCGCTCGCGAAGCGTAGTAATCAGTGGACTCCCTGACTCGGGGTCTTCAGAGAGACTGGACAACCTGGAGGAAAAAGTCAACGATATTTTGCTTGCTTTAAATGTGAGCTGTCGTCCAGTTGATCTATACCGGATGGGTAAACCTAATGCTTCACATCCACGCCTAGTAAAAGTCGTTTTTTCCCCTCAGTTCTACTGGCGTCGAGCGCTTGCTAATGCGCGCCTTCTTCGCGGTGCAGGTTTTCCCAATGTTTATATCCGCAGAAGTATGACACCTGATGAAAGGAAACGAGAGTATGAACTGAGACAAGAAGCACGCGAGCGTAACAGAGGAAAAAGTCAGCGGGAGTGGGTGGTTTACCGTGGCGAACTAAGGCACATCTCGGACATTAAGCGAAACACATCGGGAAACGCGTAA